Below is a genomic region from Daphnia pulicaria isolate SC F1-1A chromosome 10, SC_F0-13Bv2, whole genome shotgun sequence.
taccttTGGCTAGGGTTgctttttccaaatttcgACAGGCTAAAATTATACGACCACCTCTTAGTGCGAGATCAATGGCAGTTTCTTTACCGATACCACTATTCGCACCTGTAACTATAATTGTTTTCCCATCAAGTCTCTTCGTACTTTTACAAACTCccattgaaatttcaaaatatattttcaagGCCACTATTAAAATGACGCCAACAACGACACTATTGGGGaccaaatcaaacaaaaacatttttggttaGGATTGAGATGAGAACGAACAAGACGAATCATCAACGTTAAGTTCAGCAATAACAGAGTTTGAAATGGAAGTGCCCAAGTGGGTGATGCTTACTAACTTTAGAACCAGAATCCTAGATGGAGAGTAAATTCTCACTCTTTCTATTCCACAAGATCCCGCCATTTACTAAAGAGCAGTGAGCCTAAAAACCGAACACTATTTCATGCAATAATAATTTCCTCGTAATATTAAACAACAATAATATATAAGGAaagaatttggaaaaaaaaaaaaaaaaaaaaaaaaaacagtgccAAATAGATAGCCGCTTTTCGCAATGGACAGTAGAGActtcagtaataaaaacattagCTACCCAACACTTCAACAAgatatttctgttttcaatGCCTATGAagtctcattaaaaaaaaaaaaaaaaaaaaaattcttcacgCATTACTAAAAGCATTTTCTGTTCCAGCTAATCTGTGTGTTCTGTCTGCCTACTAAATCTAATCTGAAATCTTaggaaaaattacaaaaagcgAAATAAATAACACAGAAAACGTTTTTATTAATACTGAACTACTCGTATTCTATCTTAGTCAACTTTCGAAATGTAAATAGAAATGGCTTTGTTGGGGATTACACCGATCTACTAGAGTTTGGATGAGAAAAAGACACATACGCACTATGTGTTTGGTATCACTTGGTATCATTTCTGTTGGACGactctttcttctccttgtcAACGTCGATAATGTGCTGCAATAAATCGTTGAGACCAGAAAATTCCGTACGACCCTGAGGATTGTTTCGTGGGACGGTCGGAAGCCAAGTACCAACTTTCAATCGAAACTCTTTCAActgttaaaacaaacaaatctaaTTAGTTAGAttgcaaagaaaacaaaattggtgGGGCACTATAAGGCCATCGGAGAGAAATCTGCGCGTGTGGGAAACTCTTTACAGTTACGGATTAACGAATCAGTTCATTATTATCGTCGAGAAACTACGCTAGCATTATGGTCACTCGGTTCCAActgaacaaaaggaaaaactatATGCGGAGGTTACGATATATCATAAATCATGGAATATTTTCTAAAAGGCTGCTGGCAACATAACGCTTGAAttatagaaaattattttctaaaatagCCTGACAACTGGAACGAGAACCTGTCGGCAAATATTTTTACTTCTCTTATTTAAATCGAACATTGGCGCCTGCTGCTTGCATTGAGAATTTACAGCAAGACCATGACCTCATTGGACAAGAATCTTACCAAGAAAGATTCTCCATTGGTAAAAGAGAAAGTTTCAAATCATAAAGCCATTCGCCGTTGAAACTTGGCAGAAAACCCTTCTGTGCCAAATGTGGGGcttgtttgtgtgttgtttatttgttttcattcttGGTTCTAGTAAATCGTAAGAAATTGTACTCACGTCATTAACAGCCATAAGTTTCCAGATGCCGTAGAACAGTACAGAACATCCTGTCACTGCATAAAGAGTGCCCCAACCGAGAGCTCGAATAGCTAAGGATGCGCCCGGCTCCACAGATGAGATTGATACTGGAACACGTCTTCTCACTGCTGCAGTCGTTTGACTTGAAATTGGCTTTGTCGTTTGTTTTTCGATGCGGCCAGTCAGACCTTGGTCGAAAAAATGAGGATCCTTCTTCTTGGCCGCGGCGAGAGTAGTACCAAATCCAAAAAGAATCGAAACACCAGTCACGCCGGCAAGGAAAGCTGCAGCTATTCCACCACAGAAaaccagaaatgaaaaatgtgtgatcaaataattatttcattatttattactATTTGCAAATCTAATATGATCTATAAATAGAAGTTTTATGCATGCTTTCAATATTGTCAATTTTCTGAGAGTATGGTTTGTACTTCTAACAACTATCACACGAACTCTGACAAACTAAATTTACTTGAATATCGTAATTTACTTGGTTGTAAGTATAAGGACAGTAGAACTTATAAACATGATAGGGGAAATTGTGATATAGAATAACCAGTAAGACTATGAGAGTGAAAATAGGACTGTCTATCAGATtacaatgaaaaataaattcaattccttAGATTGGAATCTCATCCGAAACATGGCAGTATGGCATGGCAGTAATATCACATTATTTAAAGAAACAGGCTAATTTAAGCAAAATTCTTTCATTACTACTCAGCTGATAACTACAGAGCTATTTCAAAATCAGAATTCTACCTATCTACTTGGGAAACATGAAAATACCTTTAAATTTGAATgctctttcatctttttcctttGACGCTGCACTGACTGCGACACTATTGATCATCtgatcgttttttgtttcatctttGTTCATGactagaacaaaaaaaacgagcgGTAAAAGGGCGAGAAAAAATCATGTGCCCACTCAGAGCATGTTCAGACGCATGtgtaaaattgaaaacaagacTTTGTATACAGCGTTTCCAGATTTCAATCAATctggaatttcatttcaatcttcCAATGGAAATTAACATTTCTTACCGTGACCAGTAGATGGCGCCACCAtactatttattttcttatttttcataagGAGGAatgggaaaattgaaaatgagattcaTATCAAAGCTTGcccttttttccaattttgtcATATCCAGGTAAAGTGCTTAATTACAACCTCAACTTATACTTTTACCATTGTTAGTCTCTATTATTTAGAATCACAAGGAAACAGATATGGAAGAAAGTACGACAGAAGATTAGCAATATCCCTCAACTGTCAGTAGACTGGGATTCAGTAACTGACCGGTTTATTGAACCAATAATATGGGTGGTCGATCATTTCGCCGATTCCCTAGGAAAGGTAATTTTACATTGTTTCATGTTTAACACAGAGTTATGtgaacattttctattttatctgTATTCAGATATTTGTCACTCTAGTCTGGCTCTTGATTCAATTTGTTGTTGGCGTTGCATATTGGATTGGACTCTCATTTTATTGGAACATCAGTGCAGAGCTCACCATAGCCCTTGTGATATTTGGGCATTGGATTTTACTTAATGTAATATTTCACTACTACATGGCTTTAATAACACCTCCGGGAAACCCTCCAAATGTAAATTCTGTTGTgatgtaattattattttgccaACACTTATATAATGTAGGCCTAATTATTAGGTAGACCAAATTCCCCACATTAAAGCTCGCTGTAAAAAGTGTCAGTCAGCAAAACCTGAGCGAACTCATCACTGCTCAATTTGTCGGACTTGTATTCTCAGGATGGACCATGTAACAAACACACATTGCCAACCaccctttttagtttttctctaaattttaattattaaatttattcACAGCACTGCCCTTGGTTGAATAACTGTGTCGGCCATTTCAACCacagatatttttttcttttcatggcGTACGTTGTACTAggaatgatttttcttttcattttcggaGCCCCAGTCATTGTAAGTGTATTGTTTACATGTGAAATTGCACGAACATAcctaataattttgaatttcagctTCACGAATTATCAAATTCCGATCCTTCGGAACCAATAGGATACCCAGTATTCAGTAACGGATCTCATGTACATCCAGTGGTATCGATTAATATCAAACGACCGTGCATAAAACCGTTAAAACTCTTAACAATTTATAGCAGGTAGAAGAAGTAACTCCAGCACCTCGACCAAGATCACTGAGAAGGGCTGTCGCTGTAACGGAGGCAATACTCTGTGCCGGAGTTTTAGCTGCCTTGAGTGCCTTAGTTGGTTGGCATGCCAGACTTATATCCAGAGGAGAAACGAGCATTGAAAATTTGACTAACAAAGATGACCGTGAAGCTAAACGATTAGAAGGAAATGTCTTTGTCAACCCACATGACTACGGTACTTACGAAAATTGGCGGATATTTTTTGGGCTCTCCGAAGGAAGGTAATCAAGTTTAAATTGCTAAAGCTTTCTGTTCGGTAAGTGATTGTTCTTCTTTCAGAACATGGTGGTGCGTTTTCTTTCCATCTGTTCATCCTCCACGAGGTGACGGCATCTCATGGAACTTCAAAAATGATCTGACTCATATTTCTTACAAATGATCTGTTTGTATAAATTAAAACGCGAAAGTTACTCCCGCTTAAATATGATTGTGAAAActagtttaatttaatttgtgatCAATATTAATCGAATTTTTCCAATCAATAATTCGAAATAAATCTCACGTGTGCAAACaattgaaatgatttagcGCATTTTATTCATAGCGAGCAAATATGCTTAGTGGCATGACATTTCTCACAATGTTTTAAAAACGAAACCGGTCATGATACCAgccaaaagggaaacaaaaataaagattGAAAAAGTTTTGGACTTGATGTTTAGTTGGAACCAGAGTCAGAATCTTCAGAGTTTGATGGTTCCTTGACATCGATGGTGAACTTGTACTCTTGATCACATCCCGTGTACGAATCGCTCATGAAATAAATGGTGTAAGAATGCTGGCCAGGAGTCGTTGGAGCCGCAAAATCCAATTTGACTTTGGCCTTCTGCTGCAATGTCTGCCGTTTGATGGAAACGAGAGCATTAGCCTTTGGGTCGCCGATTACTACCCACCAGCCTTCTTCGCGTTTCTGTGGGAAGAAAGGAGCAAGGACTGGGCCAACGACTTCATCTTCACGTTCAAGGTTCACTGCAACCACTACAGATTGTCCTGAAGTGATTTTATCGCGATCCAAAACATCAAATCCCAACTCGATGTTGGGGTAACGATTGCAGAATCGGGCGACGTCCGCCATCTGGGACTCATTAAGTCCGAGTAGAGTGTTGCGCTCGTCGTCCTCCATTTCCATGACGTCGAAGATTGTTTCGAGTCCCTTGTCGGTGCACCGTTTGACAATCTCGGTGGTGAAATGAGGTAGCTGCTTCAGGTACGAATCCTTGGACCACATAGCTTGAGTCACCATCTGCGATAACTCCATGGCGGCCACAGCTGGTGAAAGCCATCCGTTAGAGCTGAGCACATCCACAGAGGCCTGAATCAATCGAATCGCCTTGCCCAGAATGAGTTCCGTATCCTGCTGCAATTCCGCTGGCAACTGGACGCGAGACAAATGAGCTTGCAGCAAGAGGAACGTTTTAGTGTGGGGATCGCTAAACTTGGCATTAGTCTGAGGCTTATTGGGAAGCCTGGTAGCCAACTGACGTAATACGGCTTCTTCTCCATGCCGGACTGGCACGCTCTTATACTCGGCGGCTGCTGaaataatttccaataaaCCACGGATTTTGGTCTTGGCGTTAAGCGACAAGCTGAACAACTCGATCGTCGTGTAGTGGATACAATAGTAGGCAGCAATCATGCCCAAATTAAGCGGACTAACGTCAATTTCTTCCTCGATGGTAATGCACTTGGATTGCTCCAAGTCATTCAGCGTGCTTTCCACCAATTCGGACAAGTGGTCAGACAAGTGCCGATGACTCACTCCCTGAAGATTGTAGTAGTTGGGATTCTGAGTCATCCGTCGGTACAAAAAGGTCCACGTCAAGTTGTCGACAGCGTCCTGCttgttttcaattgttttggtCACGATTTCAGCGTTGAAATGATCGTGAAGGCAATGGTCCAAATGGCTCTCGATGGGCAATGGTTCGTACAAGaactagaaaagaaagaaacaaataaataacaatcaaGTGTTACAACATTAGGAGAAAGTTTCCAAGTTTACCTTTTTATAGAAATCTTTTTTGGACGATTGGCACAAAAGAACGCATTTAGCGTCGTCATCTTCACGCGGTCGATTAGCCCTGCCGGCCATCTGGATCAAATCGGTAATGGGATAGTCATCGTACATGTGTTGTTGACCATTGTAACTTTGCGTGTCCATAATGATAACCAGGTGAGCGTGAACGGAGACAGCCCAACAAAGAGTGCGCGAAACGACAACGATCTGGATGGCCCCAAGTTCAAACAGCTGCTCCACAATTCTTCTGTCTTGGACTGTAAGACCTTCGTGCAAGTATCCCACACCTTGTTTTAGTGTTTCGTGGAGTGTCTTGTCGGTTAGCCGTTGGATGAAAGGTTTGATGTCCTCCAACTCGGCATGGAGATAGCGTTCCGGTTCGTTCTCGGCGGCGGCGTAAGTCAGGATATCGAAGGCCGTCACGCGAGACTGCTTTCGCGACGGAACAAAGACCAGTACCGGCTTTTTCGGTGAATGCTTAGAAATAGCGTTATGCAGAGGTTTAGCCATGGCAATGAGGCGAGACGCATTGTGGGTGATGTTAAATCCCTGGATGTGAAGTTCCAACGGAACTGGTCGCACGTTCGGGTGGAAATTGAAACTGCCGTTTGCTGGGCAACCCAACCACTGCGAAACGTCCTTGGCATTGGCCAATGAGTGACTCAAGGCCACTAACCTGATGGGTTTCTGAAGCTGGGCACCGATGTAGCGCATTCTTGAGCAAACTACTTCGAGTGTAGGCCCGTCTTCTCCGCCCAGCAATTGAAGTTCATCGACGATAAACAAGTGAACGTTCTGGACATTCTTCCTCTGCTTCCAACGACGTGACAAAACATCCCAATGCTCTGGAATCGAGATCAAGATGTTGGCCTTAGCCAAAAGTTTCAAGTCGGTGCCTGTTTCTCCAGTCAACATGGCCACTTTCTTGCCTAATCGCGATGCGAATTTGTCTTGCCAGTTGATGAAGAGATTATCCGCAAGTTCTTGATTGGGGGTAACGTAGACGCAACGAGCTTCAACTTCAGCTACTCCTTCAGCCGAAGCCTCTTGTTCTTTCTGGCTGAAAAGGCGCAGAATGGCAAATTCAGCACAAATGGTTTTTCCAGCTCCGGTTGGAGCACCAATAAAGACGTTATCGTCGGTGTTGTACAGCGCATTAAACACTTGTGTCTGAATGGGATTGAACTGCTGGAACGAGTCGGCGTAGAGAGCTTCGTAGGATCGATTACGCAAAGCAGTGACAGGAAGCGGTTGCAAATCCAACAGCTCAGTCGGTGGTGGGTATTTATCCGGCAAAATCAAGTGACGGAATGAAACAGGCAACTGCGTTTCCGAGGAGATCCAATGATCCGAAACAACGCGGATAAAGTAGTGGGGTGGCAGAGGTTCGAAAACTGGAACGAAGAACTTGACCAGATGTTCGTCTTGTGCGTAAAtcgatttcaaaagaaaatattcgtGGTGGAGAATAACCTCAGAGTCCACATCTTCGACAAAGATCCAGAAAGCTTCAGCTTTACCATGAATCTTGTCGTCCCACTGGAAATCGGGAGTGATGGTCAATTCCACTTTGAGCGTGGAACGAGTGATGGGCTGAATGTGAGTAGACAACTCCAGCTTGGGAAACTGATGAACATACTTGTGGATGGTCTTGCCCAATTTAGGAGCCCGAATAAGTTCTCCCATTTCGGTAGGGCCTAGATCGTAAAGTCTTTCCCACGGCAAACTCTTCTTCTCCAGTTTTCGAATGATCTCCTCTGGCATCTTCTTAAATTGCCGAAGCGGCGACATGGATTGCCACATGCGACGATTAATCATCTTGCTCAGTGAGAGGGCTTTATCAGCCAGCTGGGCCCAACCTCGGCTAAGAACCATCTCGAAAATGGCTCGGATGAGACGACCAGCTGACTGAGTCACGTAAACCATGTCAGCCATCAAAGCGAAGCCTTCCAGTTTCAGCTGCGAAATGTAGGCTTGCAAC
It encodes:
- the LOC124314543 gene encoding transmembrane protein 242-like, whose amino-acid sequence is MNKDETKNDQMINSVAVSAASKEKDERAFKFKAAAFLAGVTGVSILFGFGTTLAAAKKKDPHFFDQGLTGRIEKQTTKPISSQTTAAVRRRVPVSISSVEPGASLAIRALGWGTLYAVTGCSVLFYGIWKLMAVNDLKEFRLKVGTWLPTVPRNNPQGRTEFSGLNDLLQHIIDVDKEKKESSNRNDTK
- the LOC124314168 gene encoding palmitoyltransferase ZDHHC16B-like: MGKLKMRFISKLALFSNFVISRITRKQIWKKVRQKISNIPQLSVDWDSVTDRFIEPIIWVVDHFADSLGKIFVTLVWLLIQFVVGVAYWIGLSFYWNISAELTIALVIFGHWILLNVIFHYYMALITPPGNPPNVDQIPHIKARCKKCQSAKPERTHHCSICRTCILRMDHHCPWLNNCVGHFNHRYFFLFMAYVVLGMIFLFIFGAPVILHELSNSDPSEPIGYPVFSNGSHVHPVQVEEVTPAPRPRSLRRAVAVTEAILCAGVLAALSALVGWHARLISRGETSIENLTNKDDREAKRLEGNVFVNPHDYGTYENWRIFFGLSEGRTWWCVFFPSVHPPRGDGISWNFKNDLTHISYK
- the LOC124313941 gene encoding U5 small nuclear ribonucleoprotein 200 kDa helicase-like — encoded protein: MADAAARSLQYEYKANSNLVLQADVRLIDRRARDEATGEVMSLTGKLEGTRMGDKAQRMKPAKRQKRDPNKTDIGGKNGGKGPLQSDNLDEISGIIYRPKTQDTKQTYEVLLSFIQEALSDQPRDVLCGAADEVLTVLKNDKLKDKEKKKETEAMLGSLPEERFALLVNLGKKITDWGQDEKMGTGEEQMDDQYGINVQFEDTDEENEEENVYGEIGEEDDGEDEADEAETDHAIHADAVASGVDLGGKKEKKLHPLDIDAYWLQRKLSKFYSDPMVSQARAGEVLNILKNIQDERECENQLVVLLGFDCFDFIKLLKQNRHMILYCSLLASAQSEAERRSIQDEMKSNPHLNKILRQLDTVRDDTGIEPMEVDFKKSSRQGTSASKEVGGGGQEGYSGIPGLRELLDLEDLAFAQGSHFMANKKCTLPEGSFRKQRKGYEEVHVPPLKPRPFDADEMLIPIDKLPTYAQPAFEGFKTLNRIQSKIYKTALESDENMLICAPTGAGKTNVALLTMMRELGKYINPDGTIRVDEFKIIYVAPMRSLVQEMVGSFGKRLAPFNLKVAELTGDHQLSREEIAQTQVIVCTPEKWDIITRKSGDRTYTQLVKLMIFDEIHLLHDDRGPVLEALVARTIRTVESTQEDLRLVGLSATLPNYEDVATFLRVRPKTGLFFFDNSYRPVPLEQQYVGITEKKAVKRYQIMNEIVYEKVMEHAGKNQILVFVHSRKETGKTARSIRDLCLEKDSLGAFLREGSASTEVLRNEAEQVKNQELKDLLPYGFAIHHAGMSRVDRALVEDLFADRHIQLLVSTATLAWGVNLPAHTVIIKGTQVYNPEKGRWCELGSLDVLQMLGRAGRPQYDTKGEGILITNHSELQYYLSLQNQQLPVESQMVSKLPDMLNAEIVSGTVQNVKDAVHWLSYTYLYIRMLRSPQLYGISVDKLKEDPMLEQHRADLIHTAAVSLEKSQLLKYDRKSGQLQGTELGRIASHYYCTNASMATYNQLLKPTLSEIELFRVFSLSSEFRNITVRDEEKLELQKLMERVPIPIKESIEEPSAKVNVLLQAYISQLKLEGFALMADMVYVTQSAGRLIRAIFEMVLSRGWAQLADKALSLSKMINRRMWQSMSPLRQFKKMPEEIIRKLEKKSLPWERLYDLGPTEMGELIRAPKLGKTIHKYVHQFPKLELSTHIQPITRSTLKVELTITPDFQWDDKIHGKAEAFWIFVEDVDSEVILHHEYFLLKSIYAQDEHLVKFFVPVFEPLPPHYFIRVVSDHWISSETQLPVSFRHLILPDKYPPPTELLDLQPLPVTALRNRSYEALYADSFQQFNPIQTQVFNALYNTDDNVFIGAPTGAGKTICAEFAILRLFSQKEQEASAEGVAEVEARCVYVTPNQELADNLFINWQDKFASRLGKKVAMLTGETGTDLKLLAKANILISIPEHWDVLSRRWKQRKNVQNVHLFIVDELQLLGGEDGPTLEVVCSRMRYIGAQLQKPIRLVALSHSLANAKDVSQWLGCPANGSFNFHPNVRPVPLELHIQGFNITHNASRLIAMAKPLHNAISKHSPKKPVLVFVPSRKQSRVTAFDILTYAAAENEPERYLHAELEDIKPFIQRLTDKTLHETLKQGVGYLHEGLTVQDRRIVEQLFELGAIQIVVVSRTLCWAVSVHAHLVIIMDTQSYNGQQHMYDDYPITDLIQMAGRANRPREDDDAKCVLLCQSSKKDFYKKFLYEPLPIESHLDHCLHDHFNAEIVTKTIENKQDAVDNLTWTFLYRRMTQNPNYYNLQGVSHRHLSDHLSELVESTLNDLEQSKCITIEEEIDVSPLNLGMIAAYYCIHYTTIELFSLSLNAKTKIRGLLEIISAAAEYKSVPVRHGEEAVLRQLATRLPNKPQTNAKFSDPHTKTFLLLQAHLSRVQLPAELQQDTELILGKAIRLIQASVDVLSSNGWLSPAVAAMELSQMVTQAMWSKDSYLKQLPHFTTEIVKRCTDKGLETIFDVMEMEDDERNTLLGLNESQMADVARFCNRYPNIELGFDVLDRDKITSGQSVVVAVNLEREDEVVGPVLAPFFPQKREEGWWVVIGDPKANALVSIKRQTLQQKAKVKLDFAAPTTPGQHSYTIYFMSDSYTGCDQEYKFTIDVKEPSNSEDSDSGSN